The following coding sequences are from one Triticum dicoccoides isolate Atlit2015 ecotype Zavitan chromosome 4A, WEW_v2.0, whole genome shotgun sequence window:
- the LOC119285181 gene encoding phosphatidylinositol 4-phosphate 5-kinase 2-like produces MPPQAAAASQQGERCRHGQLPRWHGDEALPFYVPLRKRLSVDGKSPAPRICIWECDGEAGDITCDIVAAPFRRSCSARMTVQPPAPFFRTMTPPPPRPHRVLEEEEQQQEARRPGKAIRKGHRSHGLMLNLQLGISYSVGKSSALPFKKLLASDFDPREKVWTRFPPEGSKLTPPHHSLDFRWKDYCPAVFRHLRKLFGVDPADYMLAICGNDTLRELASPGKSGSCFFITQDDRFMIKTVKKAEVKVLIRMLRSYYEHVRLHKSTLLTRFYGTHCIKQVGCPKVRFVIMGNFCCSEYKIHRRFDLKGSSHGRTIDKTERKIDETTTLKDLDLDYAFRLQRFWYEELMKQIQMDCIFLETQGIMDYSLLLGVHFRNDLSVSKIGLSQPIALPRSTGKRKSFEGGGNFCEQCFMETGCRERDLITESRRPFVQLGMNMPAQAERSSKRMLDKFLLNERHLFIAAPSGGPCDVYLFFGIIDILQDYDITKKLEHAYKSFQANPGRISAVDPKLYSRRFQDFIRRVFVKQQQ; encoded by the exons ATgccgccgcaagccgccgccgcctcgcagcAGGGCGAGCGCTGCCGCCACGGCCAGCTCCCCCGCTGGCACGGCGACGAGGCACTGCCCTTCTACGTGCCGCTGCGCAAGCGCCTCTCCGTGGACGGCAAGTCCCCGGCGCCGCGGATATGCATCTGGGAGTGCGACGGCGAGGCCGGCGACATCACCTGCGACATCGTCGCCGCGCCCTTCCGCCGCAGCTGCAGCGCCCGGATGACGGTGCAGCCGCCGGCGCCCTTCTTCCGGACgatgacgccgccgccgccgaggccgcatagggtgctggaggaggaggagcagcagcaggaggCCAGGAGGCCCGGCAAGGCCATCCGCAAGGGCCACCGGAGCCACGGCCTCATGCTCAACCTGCAGCTCGGCATAAG TTACTCGGTGGGGAAGTCGTCGGCGCTGCCGTTCAAGAAGCTCCTGGCCTCGGACTTCGACCCGCGGGAGAAGGTCTGGACGCGGTTCCCGCCGGAAGGCTCCAAGCTCACGCCGCCGCATCACTCGCTCGATTTCCGGTGGAAGGACTACTGCCCTGCCGTCTTCAG GCACCTGAGGAAATTGTTTGGGGTTGACCCTGCGGACTACATGCTTGCAATCTGTGGCAACGACACGCTCCGGGAGCTGGCGTCCCCCGGGAAGAGCGGGAGCTGCTTCTTCATCACCCAGGACGATCGGTTCATGATTAAAACCGTGAAGAAGGCCGAAGTGAAG GTTCTTATTAGGATGTTGCGGAGTTACTATGAACACGTCCGTCTGCATAAGTCCACCTTGTTGACAAGATTCTATGGCACGCATTGCATTAAGCAAGTTGGATGTCCCAAG GTCCGGTTCGTTATAATGGGCAATTTTTGCTGCTCGGAGTATAAGATTCACAGGCGTTTTGATTTGAAAGGTTCCTCACATGGTCGGACCATCGACAAAACGGAGCGAAAGATTGATGAAACCACTACTCTGAAGGACCTCGATCTCGATTATGCATTTCGGTTGCAAAGATTTTGGTATGAGGAACTTATGAA GCAAATTCAGATGGACTGCATATTCTTAGAGACACAAGGAATTATGGACTACAGCCTATTGTTAGGAGTTCACTTTCGTAATGATTTGTCTGTGTCTAAGATAGGCCTCTCTCAGCCCATTGCTCTGCCAA GATCAACTGGCAAAAGAAAATCATTTGAAGGCGGAGGCAATTTTTGTGAGCAATGCTTTATGGAAACAGGATGCAGAGAGAGGGATTTGATCACAGAATCCCG GAGGCCATTTGTGCAGCTGGGCATGAACATGCCCGCCCAGGCGGAGCGCAGCTCGAAGAGAATGCTCGACAAGTTCCTTCTGAACGAGAGGCACCTGTTCATAGCCGCGCCGAGCGGGGGACCGTGTGATGTCTACCTCTTCTTCGGGATAATCGACATCCTACAAGACTACGACATAACCAAGAAGCTGGAGCACGCGTACAAGTCTTTCCAGGCCAACCCTGGCCGCATTTCTGCCGTGGATCCCAAGCTCTACTCGAGGAGGTTCCAAGATTTCATTCGCAGGGTGTTCGTGAAACAACAACAGTGA